The nucleotide window GCGCCAGCCGCTCGAAGTTCGGGGCGTTCGGTGGTTGCCGGCCATGAAAATACTCATCGTTGACGATCACTCCGTTGTGCGGGAGGGCGTCGCCGCCCTGCTGCTGAGCGGGTTTGCGGGGTCGTGTGTGCTGGAAGCCCACGATTGCGCCCGGGGCCTGGACATCGTGGACGAGCACGCGGACCTCGACATCGTGGTGCTGGACCTCGGCCTGCCCGGCATGGGCGGCATGTCCGCCATTCCCGAATTCGGCCGGCGCCGGCCGGCGCTGCCGGTGATCGTCCTGTCCTCGTCCGAAAACGCCCATGACGTGAAGGAGGCGCTGGCGCTGGGCGCCCTCGGCTATGTCCCCAAATCGGCCAGCCGCCAGACCCTGC belongs to Xanthobacter autotrophicus Py2 and includes:
- a CDS encoding two component transcriptional regulator, LuxR family (PFAM: regulatory protein LuxR; response regulator receiver~KEGG: bur:Bcep18194_C7667 two component transcriptional regulator, LuxR family), encoding MKILIVDDHSVVREGVAALLLSGFAGSCVLEAHDCARGLDIVDEHADLDIVVLDLGLPGMGGMSAIPEFGRRRPALPVIVLSSSENAHDVKEALALGALGYVPKSASRQTLLDAMEFVLKGHVYVPPFTLLPDAAPVATSEAAEEPAPHLTTRQLEVLKLLSRGLSNKEIGNTLDLSEKTVKVHITSIFRSLHVINRTQAASAARQGNLI